A region of Clostridium acetobutylicum ATCC 824 DNA encodes the following proteins:
- the ruvB gene encoding Holliday junction branch migration DNA helicase RuvB gives MDDRILTSVNLEEDSAEYNLRPQKLNEYIGQSKVKEKMDIFIRAAKKRGEALDHVLFYGPPGLGKTTLANIIAKEMGGNLKVTSGPAIERAGDLAAILTGLSEYDVLFIDEIHRLNRSVEEILYPAMEDYALDIIIGKGAAAKSIRLDLPKFTLIGATTRVGLLTAPLRDRFGVLCPMEFYNDEELKEIIVRSSSILDIDIDEDAALEIAMRSRGTPRIANRLLKRVRDYADVKGRGIVNLDSAKKALNLLEVDDEGFDSIDNKIIQAIVNNFAGGPVGIETLSYFVGEEIDTIEDVYEPYLLQKGFIMRTPRGRMATKKAYEHLKVPFNMKKNGTVNNDQCSFFKKEK, from the coding sequence ATGGATGATAGAATTTTAACATCAGTAAATTTAGAAGAAGATTCTGCAGAATATAACTTAAGGCCTCAAAAGTTAAATGAATATATAGGTCAAAGTAAAGTAAAAGAAAAAATGGATATATTTATAAGGGCAGCTAAAAAGAGAGGTGAGGCTCTTGATCACGTACTTTTTTATGGGCCTCCAGGTCTTGGAAAAACTACTCTTGCAAATATAATAGCTAAGGAAATGGGTGGAAATTTAAAAGTTACATCTGGACCAGCTATTGAAAGAGCAGGGGATTTAGCCGCTATTTTAACAGGACTTTCTGAGTATGATGTACTATTTATAGATGAAATACATAGGCTTAACAGAAGTGTTGAAGAAATATTATACCCTGCAATGGAAGACTATGCTTTGGATATAATAATAGGTAAAGGAGCTGCCGCAAAATCTATAAGACTTGATTTGCCTAAATTTACTCTTATAGGAGCTACAACTAGGGTAGGATTATTAACTGCACCCTTAAGGGATAGATTTGGTGTTCTTTGCCCTATGGAGTTTTATAATGATGAAGAACTTAAGGAAATAATAGTAAGATCATCATCTATACTTGATATTGATATCGATGAAGATGCAGCTCTCGAAATTGCAATGAGATCAAGAGGTACTCCTAGAATTGCAAATAGGCTTCTTAAGCGGGTTAGGGATTATGCAGATGTAAAGGGGAGAGGTATAGTTAATCTTGATTCTGCTAAAAAGGCCCTTAATTTACTTGAAGTTGATGATGAAGGTTTTGATAGCATAGATAATAAAATAATACAGGCAATAGTTAATAATTTTGCTGGAGGACCTGTAGGCATTGAAACTTTGTCTTATTTTGTTGGAGAAGAGATAGATACTATAGAAGATGTATATGAACCTTATCTTCTTCAAAAGGGATTTATAATGAGGACCCCTAGAGGTAGAATGGCAACTAAAAAAGCATATGAACATTTAAAAGTGCCATTTAATATGAAAAAAAATGGTACTGTAAATAATGATCAATGCTCATTTTTTAAAAAGGAAAAGTAA